The Sebastes umbrosus isolate fSebUmb1 chromosome 4, fSebUmb1.pri, whole genome shotgun sequence genomic sequence atattttaactaTTAATGTGTTCTGTTTACTATCCACTTTCACTTTAATTTCCATGCAAACTGCTTCAAAAACCAACAGACTCATTTAGTAAACAACCATTTACTAGACCTTAACATGTAGTAAAAATACACAGAACCATATAGATTAACATGTTGGTATGTTCTCTCTGCATTCTAGGTATCATCATTAGAGGTCAGAACAAAAGTCAACTGCAGGTCAGGTCATGTAGGCTCACTGCCATTTTGCTGTGCAGATTACCTCAGACAAAGATATATTACCAAGATGTTAAGATGTTTTAGGAAGTGTAGTGGTTTGAAAGTGAGTAGTATTACAACAAAAGACAGGCCGGGGACAGGATGTGTGTCCTTAACACTTCCTCTTATCAGGCACAGTTCCTGATAAGATGCCAGTTAAGTTTTTAGTGacttattataaaacaaaatctgaaaattAAGTAAGCATTATTTTTGATTTGACCTTCCGTGAATACAGTaatcagaaaatgttttcataatgtATTTTGAATGGGTAAAAGCTTCAAGTCCAGATAAAAGGTCAACCTCAAGCCTGTCCTCAACAATGAGCGGAGTCCAAaacgcacatttgtttttaacatcGTCTTTattcagagcttttttttttttgtaaaatatttttcgCGAATAATTTTAAGAGTGGCAGCTCCAGCATCTGCAAGCATAGGTTGGAATGTATACACAAAAATAAACTGATGGCCaggtctgtttttgtgtttcaagAAGGGGTAGAATAATTAAgaatataatacagtatttgCCTTCAGACAGTACAACAAactcaaacaacaaaaaacatgctACTTTACTGTGTCACACTGAACATTATGTCAACACTGAAAAGATGCTTCCTTCCTCCTTTTAGGGTAAAAAAGATTTTCAGTTAGAGTGTCAGAAGAAAGTTTGATTAAATCCTTATTTTCATGgtgactattaaaaaaaaaaggaaggaagaggaaTAAACTGGATGAAATCTAGTTGATAGTGAAGTCAAGTTGTAAAGAAGCAATCTACACTCACATTGGTGTGGTTCTGCTGCACCTCAGCACACATTACAGAACAAAAGGAAGTGTCTTATTGcattattttgtctttcaaaaagcaaaaaagtcACTAAAGCATCTTATGAGTGAGCATGACCTCAGAATGAGATAAGGAAAGGATTACTCTGATTTCTGTTAAGAGGGACCAGAAGGCACAATGTTCCTTTTTTGGATCCATTTTACTGGGAGGCCACGTGGTTCCACACTACTAACAAAATCTACCTGTGAAATCGACCGCAATCCTCATCCATCTCATTCTACGGGCCACAGGCCTTTACAGAAATGAGTGGGCATGAGACATAGCAGTGAAGTGTAAGGTCTGCAAGGGAGTCAAATATCCACGAGTGGTTGTGGAGATGAACAGCCTGATGCAGCCTAGTTGTCCTTCAACGAAGCTCTTTAGTATTATTATCATATCCCCCAACTGAGGCTCGACAACGGCTACAAGCAAGTCCAACATTTATATAAGTGGTTGATTACTGCAAATGCTGCCTGGACAGGAGCAGAGGTGTTAGGTGGAAAAACAACTCCCATCACTCTATTCATTGTTTCCATGAAATTCCCCTAATAGGCCATTTGCTCATCATGCAACTGAATGTGTAAATACAACTTGTTGCCGTGTAAGAGTTTCGgaataaaaggagaaaaaaacagagaatatGTCGAGAGATAATATGGTAatattattgataataaaagaaaaaaaaaacatgtaatattAAAATTTCCCAAAGATGATTATATATTGTCCACCAGCCTTGTCCTTTTTGTGAACATTGGTGCTGGAAGACCAAATGTTTCTGGATTGAATGTCTGTGCCTTCTTCTCCTGTCCTGCGGTGTTTAGTCTCTCTCTCATCCGTCCAGCCGAtccttctttaggttttggacaaCTGGTTGGATAGCCAGTCAAGTCCTTCATACAGCCCACTGCCCTGGGTGGCGCAGGTTGACTGAATGTGCCACTGTGGGGTCAGGTATTATACGCCGTGAATTAGATGTGAGAAAGATATGAATGCAGCTCTGCACGTGCTTACAGATTTGAATCTTACTTTCAGGTGTAGGGAGCGTGAGATTACTTACATTTTTGTTGCGGAGGGATTGTAGGCCGAGTTTTTCTGTGAGATCGTGGACTGTTAAGGCATTGGGAAGGTCCTGTTTGTTAGCAAACACCAGCAAAACAGCGTCTTTCAACTCCTCCTCACCCAACTAGAGGGGCAGAAAACAGATCAGAACATCAGCTCTAAGATTTCCTATTAGGACCAAATGATTTTATTCATTACATACATGTTATGACATACTGTCTCCTTGTTCGTCATAAGAATTTCTCAAGAAGACGGTATGTATAGATACAGTACTGTAGCGCAATGTAGTCAGAATATGTGCTGCAAATGATTGATTAAAAAAGCACAGCCAAAAGATGTTACACTGGCTGTGGTGGCTGCTGTtgaatagtctttttttttcttaggaAGTTTTccaactgagtgaaatgacctggAAGTTTGTAAGTGaaagccatgataagagctgtttgaattatCTCAGTGCCAAGGAAAGGTGTTTccatgcttcctttcttatctcctttatgTGCATAGGGTGCACCGGATCATCATTTACAAatggaaaggagataatgccgtcccacaATTCCGTGCGgcagcaacatttaaagcaaCGCCCCATTATAGGGGTCCACGCTTATATAGCCTGCATTATATAGTCCTCATGGATtttctttccttgacctcatgacattGTCCAATTGAGGTGAAGAAAAAGTTGCGAGGGAAAGACTTTTGTTTCACTATTCGGCCGCAGCCCATGTCTTCGCAACGTCCCCGGTTTAAGTCCGACCGGGGACCTTTGTTACATGTGATCCCTCCCTGTCAAGTAAAGGCAAAAATGCCTACAAAATATGCTTTAAAAAATACCTGATGGTTTAAGAAGCAGTGCAACAAGAGTCACAgttaaacaaaacactgtccCCCTGCCTATAGcacttaaaattaaaaaaaatcatgtaacATAATGACAAGTTAAAATAATGACAGACAATATGAACTGATTATACAGTGTAAACAAttcaaagtaaaaataaaaaaaatgcaatgcaCTGTCACATAAATTTGGACCGTGGTGAAGTGGCATTTCATGGAATGTATTCTTATTTTCTTTGCCCACACCCAAGAATATTTTTGTGACTCATCAAGAAGTTGACCGCACCTATTGTCAGGAACACTGACTCAGCTCAAGGCAAGTATAATCTGAGGATTAAGGTGATTGACTTGTATCGTTGATGTGCTCAGAATAAGTCAACATGGCTACCCATTGTTTTCAAAATTCATGGGTTAACCACACAAAgaatacacacataaacagatactatttttttatatattgaaaATTTATATTACCCTAAGGCATGAACATAAACAGGTTTTAATTTGACTATATATAGATCCTGGAGGTGTGAAGGGTTGTCATCCAACGTACAGTTGACActgttaataatattataattatgagACAACTCTAAGTCAGAGACGGCTACTCCACATGTCACGACAATAATGTCAAATTATGAAACTCTCAACAAATCGTCACTGCACAGAGAACTATTCTTGCATTACGGTCCCTTCGGAGTTGAACTTATTAAATACCTACCATCTTCCTGAGCTCTTCTGCAGACTCTGCCACTCTTTCTCTGTCATTGCTGTCCACCACAAAGATGAGGCcctagatggaaaaaaaaaacgcattgAAGAGGTTAGTTTCCCTTTTcctttagagctgcaatgattagcgGAATAACTGATTAGTTGATTGATTGAAAATTAAATCGGCAACTGTTTTTTATAATCATTTACAGTCATTTTTGCTTTCTCTGGTTCCAGCAGctatgtgaatatttgctgctttCTTTGATCTTCTGCAATTGTGAGCTGAATAAAATTGCGTATGTACATTTGAAGGcatcaccttggactctgggaaactttgatggacatttttcacaactcttctgatattttatagacatgacaatcgattaattgtaaaaaaaaaaaaaaaataacctggAAATTAATCtttcatgaaaataatctttagagGCATCCCAGTTTAATTTTAATGAGTAGATTAATGTACAAATATGTTGTTATGTAGATATATAGTTAACAGTACAGAGATGTTGGTATGTAGATATGTAGTTAACAGTACGGAGATGTTGAGAAATGGCCAATTATTGAATATAATCCAAGATCCAACAACTGCAAAACTGGTGGTGAGAAGTATTTTTGATGGAATTTGGAGATGCGATGCTGCCAAGTTTTTTGTTAACAACTGCATAGCTTGGCTGATGGACTGatatgggtaaaaaaaacagttaacaaCAATTGATTGCAACAATGAAATGTGAGCATTACACTTATCTACTTTTACCAACAGCATTAATGTAgccaggggaaaacacacattgGAAAGAGCGCTTTGGCACTATTCCAGTCTACTTGGTGAAGCTTCAACATCATAATTTGACAACATGAGTCGTGGTTGATCAAAGTATTATTATAGATACTGAAACAGCTTTACTTGGTGACCTGAGAAGTATTTTGAGAGTTGACACTTGCAGTTGTTATATTAAACATTGGCTTAGCTTTGCATTATGAAACCAAAGACTCATACCTGTGTGTTCTGGAAGTAATGTCTCCAGAGGGGTCTGATCTTGTCCTGACCGCCAACATCCCATACAGTGAAGctgatatttttatattctaCTGTCTCAACATTGAAACCTTTACAGGGGAAAGGAGAAGGGACGGACAGACGTTAATAACACTGTACACAAAGTTCAATAAGTCAAACACATGTTGAGGTACACATTAAACAATCAAAAGAACCTTTAAGTGAACTTGAAATAAAACCTTATTGTGTCTCTTACCAATGGTTGGGATGGTGGTCACAATTTCACCAAGCTTCAATTTGTACAAGATAGTTGTTTTTCCGGCAGCATCCAACCCAACTACAGGAGAAAAGTGTGATTAAAATCAACGTTTATATATCAGGAGAGGATAGAAGTTAGAGCTATATGGATAACAACCTGCTGTAAATTGCATAAGAGGCCGTGTCCTATAGATCTAATCATCAGGCAGCAGAGGACACATGCATGCAATAACAGAGTAACCTTACATGTGACTGATAGTGCCATTTTCATCAATTACTATGAGAGAAAACCACCCACAAATATTAAAGCTCAtcttaaagatcccatattgtgctcattttcaggttcatacttgtattttgtgtttctactagaacatgtttacatggtgtaatgttaaaaaaaaaacattattttcctcatacggtctgcctgaatatgcctgtatttatcctctgtctgaaacgctccgttttagcgcattttgaaagaattgcaacagaattgcaacagatttgcgttgctaggcaacagctcgggtccatgtgtacttcctatcagctgatgacgttcacatacactgcaaccaggaaataaactgggacacatttaaaattgtgtaaatggtctagatattgtatattcgtgacatcacaaatgggcagaaatcctgacagcttgtttcaaatgcagagtttctgaatacgggctgtgtgtatttccctgtggattgagtgttttgatactttcacagtatttatataggacttaagtctgctttataataaacaaacatgaaaatctcacttttttataatatgggacctttaatattaatatagttGTCCTAACTAACCGGAAACCGGAAGCAACACAATGACACTTGCTCATCACACGTCATAAGTTACGTTACCAAGTAACAAGTTAAACAAAGTAGAAAACAAGTCAAACAAGTTAGGGTTGACTAATATAAACTAACCTTTTATATCTGAAACAGATTATCAATAAACGTGTTACTGTAGGTTGTAGTTGGTGTTACTGTTTGGAAAAAGCCTATTTATTctgtataaaagacacacaTGGCAATAGCAGCCACACTTTGTTTAATTAAAAGCTattaaagtgtaaaaacattattatatttattttcaggaTTAAGTTAAGCACTGACAAACTTCCTTTTAAAGAAACACCTAAAACTCttagttttattatatttattactacaattaatcaaatgtttgtgttttaattccGCCTCAATGTTACAGACTTTAAAAGTTATGTGACTGAAAGCTAGCAACGTTAGCATCACTAGctaactaagctaagctaatgatGCTAAAGCTAAGCTAACGGTAGTTTCACTCACCCATTAAAATCCTCATCTGCTTCTTGCCAAACATCCGCTCGAAGAGGGACGAGATGGTGAGCCCCATAACTGGCCGATAGTGTTTGACTCTGTTGTATATGAAGAGAAGCGGTGCTGTCGAGCCTCAGCGGAGGAGACGTGTGAGAGTCTGATCCGGTTCCAGGAGGACTGATGGAGGACTCACTACTGTTACTGCCACGTCCGGGCCAACGTGGAATCCATGACGTCATCACTTTGAATCAACTTTATCAACACCATTGCGATGtgtcggtcgcgaacgagccggttcattgagccggctcttttaagtctTCTcaatcactgccaaagacatcaagagctcccagcaagcatgctgatgctgcaggaaccaacgcacgggcatcgatcgcagggacgtcccacaccaataCACATGGACGTAccgaggagagatgctggacagtgctggctttccgatagttgtattatcactctttccatccaccactattggttttgtgttatcagccCTACTtatattagctattacagctgctagactgctattgtggctgcttctctatctctctctctctctctcactctctctctatctatctatccccccagccggtctcggcagatggccgcccgccctgcgcccggttctgctccaggtttcttcccagtaatcggggagtttttcctggccacagtgcgcttggtggatcctgttgggtctctaaactatggtgtacggtcatagacctgctctttatacaaagcgtcttgagataacttctgttgtgatttgacgctatacaaaaataaattgatttgatttgatttgatttaagtGGAcgataatggtacgtgtccacaggggcgttttttatcgcgaggggacgcgacgcttcccaacattggacgcttggtgggctgtccctagaaacaaggcactcggctcctgattggacgaacgctttccctccgctggctgctgctcccagctttcaaaccggaaccagtatggaggctcgtttggaaactttcttctcttatttcacgaaaatagttcactgaaatgtgtttctgaaaacatttgaggcgagaaataagccatgcagttgctgaatatgtctttattttggatcgacaacgtttattttaaaagatcttcgggagtttcgagaggcggcgagtcgcgtcggacgcccgtgatttgcataaagtagccaggacttcaactttatgcaaatgaggagcgggcttcCTGCACGCCTATGGTATGTGTCCACAGgttccgtgctttccacgctccccattcattgtctatgcaagcagccgcgcaatgcattctggtagcgtggcgtcgtgtttcgagagactaggcgtgcaggaagcccgctcctcatttgcataaagttgaagtcctggctactttatgcaaatcacgggcgtccgacgcgacgcgccgcctctcgaaactcccgataatcttttaaactaaacgttgtcgagccaagagccgtttgggagccgaaagagccgactcgtcttggtgagctgagccaaatgatctggctcactaaaaagagcctgaattcccatcactatcAACAACACGTCACTATCTGTGAACAGTCactgtttgattgcattgtgTTGCTGTTTGCATTCACATTCAAGCTGTTCTACTTTATACAGTTTACCCTGCCTGTAACACAATGGAAAATgtttgaattttttatttttattttttaattgcttAAAAGTTGTTTTCATCACTTAGTAAAATGTAATGCCAACTAGTACCACTAGATGTCTCTGTGATATAGACCTTTGAACCAGGCAACATggttaatcatttatttaaaaagataataataagaataagaataataaactttatttgtatagcacctttccaaacatagttacaaagtgctttacataagttaaaatagtgcaaacatcaagataaaaacaatacagaataaaaacataaaaaacataggccaaaatacaatgttgaacataagacttttgtacaaaaagtcaacaataatgacatttaaaacaagGGATTGCTATAAAAAGGTCTTCCTGTAAAGGTAGGTTTTGAGGCgtgatttaaaagaagaaacagagtTTACTAGCCTGAGTTTCTGAGATAGCCTCATTGAGACTGGGatctctttttcaagagaggcatgtgtacaaaaataaaataagcatATACAGTTTAAGcatagacagacacacagattaTTCACAGACTATACATTTTCACAATTAAAGCATTTACAAGTGTGGTTGCAAGTACATGAGATAAGATAATATAGCATCATATTTTTTTGGCGCTTGTTCCATTTGTATGCAGCATTTGAACCAGGCAACATGGTTTATTATTTAATCAAAGATAGTCTCATTTGACTGGgatctctttttattttattttttttaaactctttttttatttgagaacAAAGAACATGAGGTCATCATGGGTGTTACAATGTATGCAGCATAGTAGGCTATTTGAACCCCCTTTTTCCAAGTTTGGTTTGAAGAAGAGGTACAGCTAATGTTAAAATGTCCTGTGTCCTGGCAGAATTGTTGATTACAATGGTCTTTCGACTAGCAGAAGAGGAACattatttgtttcttttaggaaaaaaaatcggaacaaacatttaattgcaattaatcgcatgattgtccatgattaatcgcaattaattccAAATTGATCAcacgttttatctgttcaaaatgtatcttaaagggagatttgtcaagtatttaatattctttatCAACACaagaatgggcaaatatgcttgctttatgcaaatgtatgtatatatttataatttgaaagtgtgtcagtgtgctgactatgacttgctccaaactgcatgtgattatcataaagtgagcatgtctgtaaaggggagactcgtgggtacccatagaacctattttcattcacatatctggaggtcagaggtcaagggacccctttgaaaatggccatgctagtttgtcctcaccaaaatttagcgtgagTTTGGAGCATACTGAGCCTCTTtccagacaagctagtatgacatggttggtaccaatggattccttaggtttttttagtttcgtgtgataccagtatcaacAAGAGCATCTAACATCTACATCTGTAATTTTGGAAGAAAGTCCAAATAGGGAGGAAATTCCATTTCAGTTTTCATTTCTTATAAGACTGGAGGTAAGACGAGGAATTGTAAACCTGGGGATTCCCATTTAAAAGTGCTGCACTAACAGCACACACCCAAAGAAGCAGGTGGAGTCAAAACAGCAGCACGTGACAAGGTGTAGACTTTTATAGAGGTGCGCTTATGAGAAAACACTTATTCACAAAGGCCTGTtatggagacagacaggttagctGTGCCCAAACAGAGTGTGAGTTCTGAATAGACCGATGTTCGCCATGGAGCTCAATGGTACACTGAGTGGAGATCAGGTAGGCATTACTTTATACTTTTCTGTGCATGAATGCATTAAAGTAAAAATAGCTTCTATGAATGAAAACTTTTAGGAGGCAAAtaatacatttctgtttttaattctGCTTTTCAGATTGACTTCCTCTCTACTGAGTACCTAGTATTACTCACACTCAGGTAACATGCTTCCTCATACTTTTTCTCTTCCATGCTATCGGTGGCAAtggattttatttgtttacatctgGAGTTTATATAGCAGCCGTATTATGGCATATGaacatgttttaaaatgagTTAGCCTATTACATCAGCAGAatgataatgttataatttatagTATTATGATTGGAGAGGTTTGCCAAACCAGCAAGGCAACATGTAAGAAGAGGCGGgcttctgttttctttctgaaTTCCTCCTGTGTTCTCACCTCACGTGTCTGTTCTATGAAGGATATTAGCACCATGTAAATGTAATAGTCAGCCCTAAGTTGTAGCTCATAAGATAGTTATAGCTGCTGAAAACTTACGACTTCCTTCAGTGAACTCAGTCACCCTGCTGTTAGGTGTGTCTTTCTTTTGCATGTGACAAAGAAAGTGAAAACAATAAGAGCGAGGACAAAACTTGTGCTGGAGAAAATGTGGGAAAGCTTTCAGTTAGTTCATTTCTATGGAGCCAATAGGGGAGGGTTATGATAGAACAAGTTTGTCATCTTACAGCTTTTTATGCAGGTGTCACGCTAGAATATGCAATAAACAATGTAATAAACCCATCTTGGCTCAGGTTTGGTGTTAATGTGGTGCCAAATTACCATGAGTTTGCAACTTTCTCATTCATTTTAAACCTTATACACATGGTCAAGAAATGTACTAAAATGAATGCAGTGCTGATATAATTTTGGTGTTGTTTAATACTAATACATATTTCTGATTAACTGCAGTGTGATTGGGAGTTTTTCTGTCCTGGTGGTTTCCATAGTGAGATGGAGGCAACT encodes the following:
- the LOC119487559 gene encoding ADP-ribosylation factor 4-like, which translates into the protein MGLTISSLFERMFGKKQMRILMVGLDAAGKTTILYKLKLGEIVTTIPTIGFNVETVEYKNISFTVWDVGGQDKIRPLWRHYFQNTQGLIFVVDSNDRERVAESAEELRKMLGEEELKDAVLLVFANKQDLPNALTVHDLTEKLGLQSLRNKNWHIQSTCATQGSGLYEGLDWLSNQLSKT